Part of the Stigmatella erecta genome is shown below.
CCGGCGGAGATGAAGGCCCGCACGCTGGAGACATCGAAGCGCTGGGCGGCCGAGGGCACCTTCAAGATGCCCGCATAGAAGGTGGGCACGCCGAAGAAGAGCGTGGGGCGCTCGCGCCGCACCAGCTCCATCACCGTCAGCACGTCCGAGCGGCCCGGGTGCAGCAGCGCGCACGCGCCGGCCGCCAGCGGGAACACCAGCGAGTTGGCGAAGCCGTAGCCGAAGTACAGCTTGGCGATGGAGAAGACGAGATCGTCCTCGCGCAGGTGCAGCTTCGCGCGCGCGAAGGGCTCCACCGCCGCGGCCAGCCCTCCGTGGGCGTGCACCACCGCCAGCTCCGTGCCGTCCGCCCCGTGGGTGTACTGCCAGCACGCGGGGTGGGTGCGCTCCACGGCCTCCACCGCGGCGCGCGGGGGCATGACGGCCATCGCCTCCTCCAGCCGGGGAAGGCCTCCCGTCTCGCCCTCGCCCTGGAACCAGAGGCTGCGCAACGAGGCGGGCCGCTCCGCCCAGGAGGCCAGCGCCGGGGCGCTGACGGAGGAGACGACGACCACCGGCGCCGCCGTGTCCTCGCACAGGAAGCGCAGCTTGGACGCGGGCGAGAGCTGGTTGGCCACGACCGCCACCGCCCCCAGCCGGAAGGCCCCGAGCACCAGGGCGATGATCTCCACGCTGTCCCCGGCCAGGCAGAGCACGCGCTCGCCCCGGCGGACCCCCGCCTCGTGCAGCAGCCCGGCGGCCCGGGCCGAGAGGCGCTCCAGCTCGGCGTAGGTATAGGTCCGCCCGGACTGGCGGTACGCGGGCCGATCACCCCTGCCCGCCTCCAGGTGCCGCGTCAGCAGGAACGTGAAGACGTTGGCTCCGCTCACCCCTCGGCTCCCCGAAGGATGAGCGTCGAGGAGCGGCCGGACGGATCCAGCACGTGCACCAGGGCCCGCTGGTAGGTGCCCGCGAGCGGCTCCTTCGGAATCCGCATGCGGGGCAGCGCGGGGTCCACGCTCTCGGTGCCCCCCGTGGGCGGCAATACGCCCTCGGCCAGCGTCTGCACGGCCGCGAGCGCCTGCAGCGCGCCGCTGGCCCCATCCCACTCGCCCGCGGTGCCCTTCACGGCGCACAGCGGCGTCTCGCTCAGGGCAGGCCCGAACACCTCGCCCAGGGCCTGCGCCTCCGCGGCATCCGTCTCCACGCTGCCCGCGGCGGAGGAGAAGATGGCGCCGATGCCCTGGGCCTCGATGCCCTCGCGGCTGAGCGCGCCCTTGAGGGAGCGCACGCCGGCCGCGGCCACGCTCGCGCCCCGGCTCGCCGGCTCGAACGCGGTGGACCAGGCGCCCACCGTGGCGAGAATCTTGGCGCCGCGCGCCTGGGCGTTCTCGCGCGTCTCCAGGAGCAGCACCACCGCCCCCTCGCCGGGGACGGGCCGCCCGCGCTGGGCGTCATACGGCCGAGGGGGCCCCGAGGGGACCTGGCCATCGGCGTGGAGGGCATCGGCGGCGGCGTAGCTGAACGTCTCGATGCCGCCCGCGAGGATGAACCGCGCCCGGCCCTTGCGGATGAAGTCCGCGCCCTGGGAGATGGCATCCAGCGAGGCCGCCGTCCGGCTGGACAGCGTCATGTTGGCCGCTTGCAGCTTCAGCCGGATGGAGCCGTGGGAGGCCGGCGCGTTGAAGCCCGTGTTCGGGCCGCGCGTGGCGCTGACCCGGTGCATGCCCCACACGAGGCTCTCGATGTGGTAGCGCAGGTACTCGTCCAGGCCGCCGCGCACCGTGCCCGCGAACAGCCCGATGTGGGTCGGGTCCAGGTTGGCGGAGTCGACCCCGGCCTCGCGCAGGGCGAGCTGGGCCGCGGCGATGAAGAGCTGGGACTCGGGGTTGACCGCCCGGAGCCCCTTCTTGCCCAGCACCGTGCTGGCCGCGGACTCGGCCACCCGGGCCGAGAGGAAGGGCTCCAGCGGGGGCATTGCATCCATCGTGGGAGCCGACGAGGCGAAGGCCGTCCGCCGCTCCAGAAGCGCCTGGCGCACCGCCGCCGCCCCCACGCCGAACGGCGTGATGGCCCCCAGGCCCGTGATGACCACGTCTGATCCGCTCACCGTCACAACAGCCCCCTCACTGACCGAAGACGACGCAAGAAATGTTGCCGCCAAAGCCGAACGCGTTGTTCATCGCCACCTGCACGCGGTGCTTGCGGGCCTGGTTGGGCACCACATCGAGCGCCTGGCACTCGGGGTCCGCCTCCGTGAAGTTCACGGTCGGCGGCACCACGCCATCGCGCATCGCCATCAGGCAGGCCACCGACTCGATGGCGCTCGCGGCGCCCTGGGAGTGCCCCAGCATCGACTTGATGGACGAGACGGGCAGCGAGTCCGTGTGGCTGCCGAACAGGTCCCGGATGGCCCGGGCCTCGGTCGGATCATTGGTCGGCGTGCCCGTCCCGTGCGCCGAGACGTAGTGGACGTCCTTGGGGGACAGCCCGCTCTCGCGCAGCGCCGACTCCATGGCCAGCCGCGCGCCGAGCCCCTCGGGGTGCGGGTGCGTCATGTCGTGGGCATCCGCGAAGTTCCCGTGCCCGAGCACCCGTCCATAGATGTGCGCGCCGCGCGCCCGGGCGTGCTCCTCGGCCTCGAGCACCAGCACCGCCGCGCCCTCGGAGAGGATGAGCCCGCGCCGGTTCTTGTCGAACGGGCGCACCACGTCGGTCGACATCGCGTCGAACAGCGAGAACATCATGAGCATCGCGGGCGACAGCTCGTCCACGCCCCCCGCGAGCATCAGGTCCGCATGGCCGTCCTGGATGAGGTCCATCGCGCAGCCGATGGCGCTGTTGCCCGCGGCGCAGGCCGTGGGAATCACCAGCGACGGCCCGCGCAGGCCCAGCTCGCTGGCGGGCACCTCGCTCACCAGCGCCACGTCGTGGGCGCGCAGCGACACGGGCTTGCGGCCCTCGGGCTGCTTGTGGCCCTGGCCATACGGCGCCTCCAGGCCCGGGCGGTTGGCCACCACCACGCCCATCACCACGCCGGCGCGCTCGGAGACGCCCTCCAGAGAACCCGCGCTCAGCTTCGCGTCCTCGACGGCCATGCGCGAGGCCGACATGGCCAGCCGCGTCCCGCGCTGGTGCGGCGTGGGGTCCAGGTGCCGGAAGGCCTTCGTGTCATCGAAGTTCTTGATTTCGCCGGCGCGGTCACTGCGCAGCCCCTCGGGGGAGAACCGGGTGAGCTTGCCCGTTCCCACTTCACCTCGGCAGACGGCGGACCAGAAGGCGTCGACCCCCACCCCCACGGAGGTGATGACGCTCACCCCCGTGACGACGACATTCCGCTTGCTCATGAAGCCTTCCTGCGGACGAACGTCTCCACCACCCCCACCACCTCGTCCAGGTTCTGCGCGACTTCGATCTCCTCGGGGACGAACTGGAGCCCAAAGCCGCGCTCGAGCATGACGATGAACTCCAGCCGCATGACCGAGGTGGCCCCCAGCTCATCGATGATGTGCTTGTCGCCCTGAAGCTCCTGGGGCTCCAGCTCGAAGACCTCGCCAGCGATCTGCATCACCTTGGAACGAATCTCATCACGTGTCATGACGGTGTGCGCCTTCTTCTAGAATGAGGGAACTTCAGTCAAGGCTTCCTTCGAATCACCCGGACTCACGAGGCGACGAAGACCCGCGAGAGGATCCGGCTGACATCCTCCACCTGATCCGCCCGCAGCCCCACGGCCCAGTGCAGCTTGCGCGTGGCCAGCACCCAGAACAGGGTGCAGCCGCCGAGCACCAGCGCGTTGTGCACGGTGGGCTGCACCAGCCAGAGGATGCCCATCAGGAACACGTACCAGAACTGGTACGTCCACTCGCGCACCGTCGTCCGCTCGTGGGGCTCGCGCGCCCCGCGCACCAGCGAGGCGAAGAGCAGCGAGATGGGGGCGAACACCCCCAGCGCCAGGAACCGCGGCTCCGCCGCGCCGAAGGCCACCAGCCCCGCGATGAAGAGGTAGGGGCTGCCCAGCAGCAGCAGCAGCCGCGCCGCCGAGCGCCGGCTGGCCACATCCACGAAGAAGCTCCGGTAGCCGCGCTTCGCATCGCCCTCCACGTCGGTGATGTCCTTGATGCCCGACAGCGAGAAGACGAACACCAGCATCGCCAGGATGGGCAGCGGCACGCTCTTGAACTCGCCGTAGATCATCCACCCGCAGAGGAACGGCAGGATGAAGGTGCCGCACAGCGCCACCAGCACCCCGAGCCGCCGCGCCTTGAAGCGCAGGCCCACCGAGTAGTTCCACATCACCAGCCACGAGACGAGCTGCACCGCGAACAGCTCCGGGCGCCGCCACTCCGCGAACCAGGCCAGGTAGAAGGCCAGCACCAGCGCGTTCAGCCCGATGGCCGCCCGGCGGATGGTGTCGTACCCCACCTGCTCGCACAGCAGCGTCCGCTCCTGGCGGTTCACCGCGTCCTCGATGCGGTCCGCGTACCGGTTGGTGAGCTCGATGGCCAGGCACTTCACCATCCACAGCGGCACGGCGATGGCCAGCCAGGGCACGGGATCGTGCCCCGTGGCGGCGATCGCCGTGGAGAAGGCCGCCAAATAGAAGGCCGTGAACCGGATGCTGCCCACTTGGAGCAGGGTCACAACGCGCGTGGGGAATGTCGCTGATTGCACAAATCCCATAAGATACGGAAAATTCTTTCTGGGTTCAAACTGCGGCTAAACCCGTTTGTCCTACCTCTCCGGGTTCTTATCACGAACATCAGAACCCCCGCCCCGCCCCCCCGGGGGCCGGCTTGTGAACTGAACGTTCGTTAGGCTAAACAGCGGCCCATGGCGCAAGCGCTGCGAAAAGACGAGGTCCGCAACACCCGGCGCGCCATCCTGGACGAGGCCTTGGACCTGTTCTCGGTCCATGGCTACGCGGGCACGTCCATCCGGCAGATCGCCCGCGCCGTGGAGGTGCGGGAAAGTGCGCTCTACCACCACTTCCCCTCCAAGGCGGCCATCTTCGAGGCGCTGCTGCACGAGTACGGCCCGGGGAAAACCGAGCGCCTGAGCCAGCTGGACCTGGACGCGGCGCTGGCGGGCGGCGTTCAGGCCTGCCTGCGCACCATGGCCGTGGAGCTCTTCGAGGAATGGGCCCTGCCGCGCGAGCAGAAGTTCGCCCGGCTGATGATGTCCGAGGCCCCGCGGCTGAGCACCGCGGGCATCGTCCACCCCGCCGCCATCCTGGGCCAGTCCCACACCCACATGGTGCACTTCCTGGAGGAGCTGGTGCGCCGCCAGCTCATCCGCCCTGGGGATTTGGACCTCTACGCCCTGGAGTTCATGGGGCCGCTCATCATGCTGCGCCAGATGTACCTGATGATGTCCTGGGGCCTGACGGACATGCGGGTCCTGAAAAACCAGGTTGAACAACACGTCCACCATTTCTGTCAGTCGGTGAAACTATGAAACGAACGTTCGCTCAGTGGAGGGGCCGGTGAAGCTCATCACTCTCGCCGCCCGCAACCTCACGCGCAACCGGCGCCGGACCGCGATCTCGCTCGCCGCCCTGGTCCTGGGCGTGTGTGTGATGGTGCTCCTGCGCGCCTACATCAACGGCCAGCAGCGCGTCACCCAGGACGGGGTGGTGCAGGGCAACCTGGGGGCCGTCGTCATCAACAAGAAGGGCTACCAGGCCAACGTCCAGAGCTCGCCGCTGACGCTGGACATGGCGGACTCGGAGGAGCTGCGCAAGCGCATCGCCTCCGTGGAGGGCGTCAAGGCGCTCACCGCGCGCATCGCCTTCGGCGCCATGCTCTCCATGCCGGACACGCAGGCCGAGGGCCAGCCGCCCCCCGCCTCCGAGGAGGACGAGGGCGCGGGCAAGACGACCTTCCTTTATATGACGGCGTTCGATCCGAAGCTGGAGGCGCAGGTGACGCCCCGCCGGATGGACTGGCTGGGCACGGGCAGCTTCCTGACGAGCGTGGACGCCTCCGAGATGATGCTCAACGCGGACATGGCGCGCAGCCTGGGCACCCAGGTGATGAGCCTCCAGTCGCCACCGCCCGAGGACCAGTGGCCCGCGCTGCTGGCCAGCGACCGCGACGGGGTGCTCAACGGCGAGGGCGTGAAGCTCTCCGGCACGCTGGTGAGCGCCACGCCGGGCGACCGCCGCCTGGGCTACGTGCCGCTGGCCACCGCGCAGCGCCTGCTGCGCATGGAGGGGCGCGTGACGGAGTACGCCCTGGCGCTGAACCAGCTGGAGGATGCGCCCCGGGTGCGCGATGCGCTCAAGGCCCAGCTCGGCGCGGACTACGAGGTGCACACGTGGGATGAGGTGCAGCCCTACGTGGCGGAGCTGCTCAAGCAGGAGGATTCCCTCTTCGGCATCATCATCTTCATCTTCCTGTTCGTGGTGCTGCTGGGCGTCGTCAACGTGATGCTGATGAACGTGCTGGAGCGGGTGCGGGAGATTGGCACCATGCTGGCGGTAGGCATGCGCCGGCGCCACATCATCTCGCTGTTCCTCATGGAGGGCGCGGTGCTGGGCCTGCTGGGCGGCGTCATCGGCGCGCTCGTGGGCTACGCGCTCACGCTGTGGCTGAACCAGAAGGGCATCCGCATCCCCGCCCCTGGCGCCAGCGTGGACAGCATCATCCGGCCCGTCATCCCGCTGACCTACCTCGTCCGGGCCACCGTGGTGGCCATCGTGGGCGCGTCGCTGGCGGCCCTGTGGCCCGCCTACCGCGCGTCCCGGCTCCGTCCCGTGGAGGCTTTGAGCACCTCATGAGCACGTCCCTTCCTTCGATCGCCGTCCGCAACGTGGCGCGCAATGGGCGCCGCAGCTTCATCACCCTGGCCGCCGTCCTGCTCGGCGTCACCGCCGTCATCGTGCTGCGCGGCATCTCCGATGGCTTCGTGCGCCTCATGGAGGACGAGGTCGTCCAGGGCCGCACGGGCGCCCTGCAGATTCACCGCAAGGGCTTCGTCGACAGCGTGGAGGCGCTCCCGCTGGAGCCCAACATGCCCTACGACGACGAGATGCGCGCGCGCATCCGCGGCGTGCCCGGCGTCACCGGCGTCACCGGCCACATCCAGTTCTCGGGGCTGGTGAGCAACGGCGTCTCGCAGACGATGTTCGTCGGCCGGGCGCTGGACATGAAGACCGAGAAGCAGGCGGTGCCCCGCTCGGGCTTCGACGTGCGCGTGGGCGGCGAGGAGCTATCCGAGGCGGACTACACCCACGGCATCTTCGGCGCCGAGCTCATCAAATCCTTCGGCGCGGTGACCCAGGCGGCCAAGAAGAAGGCCCTGGCGGAGAACGCCCCCGGCGCACAGGCGCTCGTGGAGCAGGTGACGCTCTCCTCCACCAGCCCCAAGGGCCGCTCCAACTCGTTCGACGTGGCCATCAAGGGCCTGAGCGACTCCAACCTGCCCTTCGAGAACAAGCGCGTGGCCACCGTGCCGCTGGCGCTCGCGCAGGACCTGCTGGGCATGCAGGGGCGCGTCACCGAGTACGCCGTGGCGGTGGACAACCTGGAGAACCTGGAGCGCATCGCCGCGGAGCTGCGCACGAAGCTCGGCCCCGAGTACGAGGTCCACACCTGGCAGGAGCTGCAGCCGTTCGTGCGCGACGTCATCGTCCGCCTGAAGGTCGTCCTGGGCTTCGTGTCCGCGGTGCTCGGCATCATCATCGTCACCGGCATCATCAACGTGATGCTCATGAGCGTGTTCGAGCGGGTGCGCGAGATTGGCACCATGCTCGCCGTGGGGGTGCGCCGCCGCCAGGTGCTCACCCTGTTCCTGACGGAGGCGGCCTTCCTGGGGCTCCTGGGCAGCGTGGGCGGCGCGGCCATTGGCAGCGCGCTCGTGGCCCTGCTGGCCTCCCAGGGCATCCCCATGAAGAGCCTGGGCAGCGGCGTGGAGTCCCTGCTGCGCCCCGAGCTGCACGCGCCCTTCATGCTCGGCACGCTCGCCTTCGCCACCTTGGGCGCCATCCTCGCGGCCAGCTACCCCGCCTGGAGGGCCAGCCGCATGCAGCCCGTGGATGCCCTTCGCTCCGTGTAGGTCTCTCTACTCCCTGACCCCCGAGGAACCCATGAAGACGTTGCTCCTCAGCCTGATGACCCTCCTGGCAGCCGCTCCGGCGCTCGCCGCGGACCCCACCGCCGATCAACTGATCGCCCAGTACGATGCGGCCATGGGCCCCCACACGTACGACAGCGAATCGGAGATGGTGTCGTACCGGGAGGATGGCAGCAAGCGCACCTACGGCATGCGGATGATGAAGGCGGACGACGACAAGTTCCGCATCTGGTTCACCGCGCCCTCCAGCGTGAAGGGCCAGGAGGTGCTGCGCTCCGGGCAGA
Proteins encoded:
- a CDS encoding AMP-binding protein produces the protein MSGANVFTFLLTRHLEAGRGDRPAYRQSGRTYTYAELERLSARAAGLLHEAGVRRGERVLCLAGDSVEIIALVLGAFRLGAVAVVANQLSPASKLRFLCEDTAAPVVVVSSVSAPALASWAERPASLRSLWFQGEGETGGLPRLEEAMAVMPPRAAVEAVERTHPACWQYTHGADGTELAVVHAHGGLAAAVEPFARAKLHLREDDLVFSIAKLYFGYGFANSLVFPLAAGACALLHPGRSDVLTVMELVRRERPTLFFGVPTFYAGILKVPSAAQRFDVSSVRAFISAGEALSVPLARKFQETFGMLPVNGLGSTEMFHIYIATELDGAPAGSLGTVTPGHEVRLLSAQGQLVAEGEVGELWAKGPHLGVGYAHHPEHTRRVFVDGWVRTGDLLSRDAGGAYTFHGRTDDLLKVAGQKTVVSEVEQCLRSHESVQEAQVQVVVDEDGIRDLLAKVRLREGVPTGNATVRTLRTFMRERLLPHCCPSKIEVLAGSAA
- a CDS encoding UbiA family prenyltransferase, coding for MTLLQVGSIRFTAFYLAAFSTAIAATGHDPVPWLAIAVPLWMVKCLAIELTNRYADRIEDAVNRQERTLLCEQVGYDTIRRAAIGLNALVLAFYLAWFAEWRRPELFAVQLVSWLVMWNYSVGLRFKARRLGVLVALCGTFILPFLCGWMIYGEFKSVPLPILAMLVFVFSLSGIKDITDVEGDAKRGYRSFFVDVASRRSAARLLLLLGSPYLFIAGLVAFGAAEPRFLALGVFAPISLLFASLVRGAREPHERTTVREWTYQFWYVFLMGILWLVQPTVHNALVLGGCTLFWVLATRKLHWAVGLRADQVEDVSRILSRVFVAS
- a CDS encoding acyl carrier protein; this encodes MTRDEIRSKVMQIAGEVFELEPQELQGDKHIIDELGATSVMRLEFIVMLERGFGLQFVPEEIEVAQNLDEVVGVVETFVRRKAS
- a CDS encoding beta-ketoacyl-[acyl-carrier-protein] synthase family protein produces the protein MSGSDVVITGLGAITPFGVGAAAVRQALLERRTAFASSAPTMDAMPPLEPFLSARVAESAASTVLGKKGLRAVNPESQLFIAAAQLALREAGVDSANLDPTHIGLFAGTVRGGLDEYLRYHIESLVWGMHRVSATRGPNTGFNAPASHGSIRLKLQAANMTLSSRTAASLDAISQGADFIRKGRARFILAGGIETFSYAAADALHADGQVPSGPPRPYDAQRGRPVPGEGAVVLLLETRENAQARGAKILATVGAWSTAFEPASRGASVAAAGVRSLKGALSREGIEAQGIGAIFSSAAGSVETDAAEAQALGEVFGPALSETPLCAVKGTAGEWDGASGALQALAAVQTLAEGVLPPTGGTESVDPALPRMRIPKEPLAGTYQRALVHVLDPSGRSSTLILRGAEG
- a CDS encoding beta-ketoacyl-[acyl-carrier-protein] synthase family protein, whose translation is MSKRNVVVTGVSVITSVGVGVDAFWSAVCRGEVGTGKLTRFSPEGLRSDRAGEIKNFDDTKAFRHLDPTPHQRGTRLAMSASRMAVEDAKLSAGSLEGVSERAGVVMGVVVANRPGLEAPYGQGHKQPEGRKPVSLRAHDVALVSEVPASELGLRGPSLVIPTACAAGNSAIGCAMDLIQDGHADLMLAGGVDELSPAMLMMFSLFDAMSTDVVRPFDKNRRGLILSEGAAVLVLEAEEHARARGAHIYGRVLGHGNFADAHDMTHPHPEGLGARLAMESALRESGLSPKDVHYVSAHGTGTPTNDPTEARAIRDLFGSHTDSLPVSSIKSMLGHSQGAASAIESVACLMAMRDGVVPPTVNFTEADPECQALDVVPNQARKHRVQVAMNNAFGFGGNISCVVFGQ
- a CDS encoding ABC transporter permease — protein: MKLITLAARNLTRNRRRTAISLAALVLGVCVMVLLRAYINGQQRVTQDGVVQGNLGAVVINKKGYQANVQSSPLTLDMADSEELRKRIASVEGVKALTARIAFGAMLSMPDTQAEGQPPPASEEDEGAGKTTFLYMTAFDPKLEAQVTPRRMDWLGTGSFLTSVDASEMMLNADMARSLGTQVMSLQSPPPEDQWPALLASDRDGVLNGEGVKLSGTLVSATPGDRRLGYVPLATAQRLLRMEGRVTEYALALNQLEDAPRVRDALKAQLGADYEVHTWDEVQPYVAELLKQEDSLFGIIIFIFLFVVLLGVVNVMLMNVLERVREIGTMLAVGMRRRHIISLFLMEGAVLGLLGGVIGALVGYALTLWLNQKGIRIPAPGASVDSIIRPVIPLTYLVRATVVAIVGASLAALWPAYRASRLRPVEALSTS
- a CDS encoding ABC transporter permease, producing MSTSLPSIAVRNVARNGRRSFITLAAVLLGVTAVIVLRGISDGFVRLMEDEVVQGRTGALQIHRKGFVDSVEALPLEPNMPYDDEMRARIRGVPGVTGVTGHIQFSGLVSNGVSQTMFVGRALDMKTEKQAVPRSGFDVRVGGEELSEADYTHGIFGAELIKSFGAVTQAAKKKALAENAPGAQALVEQVTLSSTSPKGRSNSFDVAIKGLSDSNLPFENKRVATVPLALAQDLLGMQGRVTEYAVAVDNLENLERIAAELRTKLGPEYEVHTWQELQPFVRDVIVRLKVVLGFVSAVLGIIIVTGIINVMLMSVFERVREIGTMLAVGVRRRQVLTLFLTEAAFLGLLGSVGGAAIGSALVALLASQGIPMKSLGSGVESLLRPELHAPFMLGTLAFATLGAILAASYPAWRASRMQPVDALRSV
- a CDS encoding TetR/AcrR family transcriptional regulator, which translates into the protein MAQALRKDEVRNTRRAILDEALDLFSVHGYAGTSIRQIARAVEVRESALYHHFPSKAAIFEALLHEYGPGKTERLSQLDLDAALAGGVQACLRTMAVELFEEWALPREQKFARLMMSEAPRLSTAGIVHPAAILGQSHTHMVHFLEELVRRQLIRPGDLDLYALEFMGPLIMLRQMYLMMSWGLTDMRVLKNQVEQHVHHFCQSVKL